Genomic DNA from Chaetodon trifascialis isolate fChaTrf1 chromosome 19, fChaTrf1.hap1, whole genome shotgun sequence:
ACAGGCGTCAGACAGAGAGCTACATGGATCTGTGTGCGATCAAGTGGATCTTTATGTGCTGTTATTATGTAACAGCAATTTTCCAGGCAGTTAGagactgaaaaaaacacaaccttgcacactgttttcttctcttcagtGACTTTCAGGTGAGACCCACCCAACGCAAACATCACCCAGCGTTTACCGGAGTCAACTGAACGGCTCACTTTAACTTTGGAGCTGAATCacattacaaaaaaacattgaacaaaaaaataaaggctAAAGAGATGGATGAAATGACCCCTGAAAGCATTTAAACCAGAAGTAGATTTGACTGAAATTGTAGATCCACATCCAAGTATTTctgaatgaatgtttctaatGTGTCTTGGTTTTGGATTTGTGTTTCTCACTGacttcatattttacatttgagtCATTTAGTTGCTAATTGTTAATAATTCACAGCGCCTTAGAACCTCAGTTTTAGTAATTCATTCACTTAAATATCTCACAAACACTGTAATGCAAAGCAGCCCCttaccagtgtgtgtgtactgcactcctcttcccctccacctctctgatAGCTTTATTGCAGGTGTTAGCATGTGAGCTATTTGCCTGGCGGTGAACGAACCATGGAGGGAACTGGCGTTGCCATCTTCATCACTGTTCAGAAGATTTACTACCCGCTCCTTTGCATCATGGGTATTCCAGGTTCGTATCTTGTCATCTTATTTGGTTGATACCAGTGCATGATCAGGCACAATTTGCAGGTTACTGCTAACTTTTTTATTGTTAATCAGTCACTTTCAGCTCACCATGCTTCAATTCCCTGCACACGATGACCCACAGCTGCCATCAGAACATCCAGGCCAATAACCATTTATTAATGAATGACCACAGCAAGCCTGCAGTTAGCCTGCTGTTAGCCTGCTGTTACATGTTAAAGAAAGAGACCCATAATACTGATAACAGTGTCAACTCTGCACACTTAGCTATGAGGCTGGAAGCTGGGTAGAACATTTCCAGAAAACTGCAGCGCTGTCTGACACATATTGTATGTGATAATTGGCTATTTCTTGACCAACGACTGCTGGGTGCATCGGGGGCAGTTTCAGTGATTTGGAGACCACAGGCAAAGAGTGTGAACTATTGGTCAGTTCAGGTTTATCTGAGTGTTCGAGAGTGCAGTCGTGTAGTCTATGTTTATTATAATGGGTATACTGTTATGAtccccctgacacacacacacacacacacacacacataccccaTGGCAACACCCAATAAGCACCACTACACTCATTAACACGTGCAGGACGTGCATTCACACATAACTGAGGGCATTCAGaaagactgagtgtgtgttatcaGGAGGAAACCTCCATTCACAACTGGAGATGTAAATGTTTTGTACTCTgagctgattttctgttgttttcagagTCCTTTAGCAGttcatgctgtcattttctgttcACAGTGTTTTGTATCTGAGCATGCTGCATATCTTTGCAGGAGAATCTGCTCTGTAGGATTATGACATGGTGTTATATTGAGCTCTGCTTGAGTTAGCTCTAAAATATTGCGCATGTCATTTTTCGTGCGCTCGAATAGATGATTTTCTTTAGATGATATCAGCTGTGTCCAGAGACTAAAAATCCTACATCATGTACAGGTCTGCAGAGATGGGAAGAGTACTAGAATGTTAtactcaaataaaatgaaagtacTTGCGTAAAATGTACATAAAGTCAGTTAAAATGACATAACATTTTTGAAATGATGTGTGGGTCGGGGTGGGGGGGTATCTGGTGATATATGATGCTACTGTTAAGTTAAAGAACACCTTTAGGCCAAAATTAAATGTCAATCCAACAACACGAGAGGAGCGACATCACGCCATCAAGCCCTTGCAGTATGTCCAAGCCAACAGTGAATTTCAAAATTCCATTTGCTGCATACAGACAGATTTTGCAGACTGAGTGTACACTTGATTATCCATTATAAAGCTTCAACAGCCTTCCTCTGTTTAGCCTTGGTAGAATTAACCGGAAAAGAGGATAAAACTCCATTCAGTTACACACAATTGACACAATCAATGAGAAGGGCTATGGACACCATGATGGGTGCAACAAGCAATGTTAGGCCACACAAATGAAATAAGTGCTACTTCAATGGTAGAATAAAATATCAccacagcagacagcacagaTATGTGGAAGCAATCTAaactccacagcagctgcagccgcaAACTCATTTTTACACAGTGCatagcatgcacacacaatgctACATTGCTAGCCAGCAGTGGTCATTAATGTCTCTGTAAGCTGCTGTAGGCTAACGTTACTTTGAGTATCATTCTGTCAGCCCTGTGCACTGCAAAGTCCTCAACAATCTGCTCTTGGTTCAACTTCTTCTCTTGATTATTCTCATTCATCATAAAATTAGTTCATCTCCATCGCTTCGTGCTCCTCAaagatttcaaacattttgagctGATAGAGGCTCTCTAGTCCCAACTGtgacagaaacagctgaaaggCCTCACATACCTCACTGAAGGAACTTCCTCAGCAGTGCAGTGAATGTGAAGGTCACCGCTTGAGGGTCCACAGTGAGAAATTTTGCAATTAACCAAACCCAGCACCACCTACAGCGCAGTGGGTGCACAGCAGGCTGAGGCAGCAGGGCATTAACTAGCTCAGCTTCTAGCAACAACAACATATGTTTGCTCCTCAGTCATGGGGTCTATGCTGTTTTGTTTATAAAAAATATCCTGTGTCAGCAAACTTTTCTTAAACTAGCAGCtaccttcttcctctctctcttctcaaaTGCACTTTGAAAACGCTTCATATTGGTAACAATTGTGTGTCTCTGATGGTACCTCAAGTTTCTACATGATTTGATTCAGCACAAATGCAGCATGCAAAAGTCGAAGGTCAAGGTGGTAGAGTCCATATCCGTATTGTGGACGATAATAAATAATGGCCAGTCTAGATATTTAATTGGAAAGGCCCAGATTTACATATTCACAGATTTATTTTGAACTATTAACTACAGATAAGTAATTGTTTGAAGTGACGAGGAAGGAAAATTCTTTTGTCAGGGGTGGGTGAAGACCAAACTAGAGCAAACCAGAGAGTAGACTTACATTTGTTGTGTGGCCAAAAGTACAACTGCAATGAATGCTAATGCCCTCTGTCGCCCTCTGTTTGCCTATTAGCTAATCATcctctgttttcagctttttctcctGCTGAGACCAACACAAGATCAGTTAATGCATTGATGAAGTCATTGGTAACAACCAAAAGTACAAGAAGACAGGCAAACGTCACGTATCTATCTGAGCTTTTGTGTTCCTGTCTTCCAGCAAACCTCTTCACATTCTACATGATCTGCTTCCGTAAATGCGGGATGTCTGACACGGCCATCGTTTACCTGAGCTGTCTGGCTATTATGGACACCTGCTACCTGGTGTGGGTGATCCTCTTTGATCTGACCCTTACCTTCTGGATACTGCAGCCCTTCTGGCACTCTCACCCCTGGTGTGGCATCTTGGGAGTCCTACAGTATGGATCGCTCTACAGCTCCTCCTGGATTGTGGTGGTCTTCACCATTGAGCGTTACCTCGTCCTCCGTAACACGGCAGCTAAGCAGCAATTCTCCCAGGTCTGGGTCACTATAGTGATCTGTGTGGCTATCGTCCTGGTGTCACATCTTGTCTCTGTGCCGCTGGGCTGGATCAACATCGTCACACCTGTCAACTTAACTGTGGCAGGGGAGAATGTGACGCTGCCCAGGTGTCATTACCGTGATGGGGCTTACTCTACTGTTGTAGTGTGGATAACCACCTTCCTCTCAGGGGGAATGCCCATTGTGTTGGTGATTATCTTCAACTATCTTGTTGGGTATCATCTGTGCCATGCCAGCAACCTCTTCACCAAGGAGGAGCGTCGCATCATGCATGGGAGGAGCACCAGGGGCATGTTGAGGAggaccatcctgctgctgggcACTGTCTCCGTGGCCTTCGTCGTGCTCAGCCTGCCCCGCTTCGTAACATACTGCATCCTGAGGACCAAGTACAACAATGAGAACTTCAACAGGAATGACTACAGCATCCCCATAAACGTGGCTGGAGACTTGGCCAACATGCTGCAGAACCTTAATTCCACCACCAACTTCCTGCTTTACTGCATGGTGAGCCGGCGCTTCCGGCGAGAACTGGTCCATGTGCTGACTTGTAAGGAGAAGGCACGTGAGCTGGGCTCTGTCCTCACCCACAACACCAAGAAAGTTTTTTCAGTTACAGATCATAAGGCCTTGCCATCCAGCAACAGTGTGACTGTGGTCTTAACCAATCTCAAACAGAACAAGTAGAAAGGATCTGGACGAATGGATCTGATAAAAATAACTAAGCACATTTGTTCTTGACTTTGTAAATTGTAGTCTGTCAAAATAATCTGTATCCGCAAGTACATACTTAGCAAGGAATGGCAAGGGTGGTCAGTCCACcaccagactgaaatatctcaacattttGGCATATTTCCGTGAAATATGGTCctgacattcatggttcccagaggatgaatcctaatgactttggagTTTCACATGGTGACCAGCTGGTGTCCAGCAAGTGATGCAGTGTCTTATTTAAAGTTTCCACTTACCCAGTAAAATCTCTGAACATGTAATGGATTTGCCCAAATTTTGGTCCATTGACACTCTGTACTCAAATCAAGCTGTACTCAGTCAAATTACCCATGGAGAGGCGATGAGCCTGGGACAATACACAACAACTGCCCTATTCTGGCTGGAATGGATGAGAACCTGACGCAGATTTCGTGGTCCATAGCTCTCATTCACTCCCTGGACTTGTTTTTGATGTAAACTCAAAAAGCTCAGTTTGCATACATACATCATGGAGGAGGGTAGCAGAATTCAAGTTATATTTTGCTGATGTATGAGGTGGCTAATGATCTGCATTTTCATGAAAAGTATCTATAGTTTTTGGGTggatttttaatgcattttgttaTGTCTGCACTGTCACATTATGTTTTATGGCCCCCTGACAAGGCCAGACAGCTGTGAAAGGCTGATGTACACAAAAGAacagaactgctgctgcttgttaatAGGGAAATTACTATATCCTCACATGGACCCAAAGACATGCTTAATGCGGCTGTATTGCTTTTGTCTGTGTAGTTGAATAATCAGCAGATGGTAGAAAACTCAACTTTTCCTGTTGGGGAATCAAACCACAGTCTTCCGCGTGACAGGCGGAGATACTGTGAATACTAAGGACTGTTGCATTATTACTTTTGGCACATAAATGGTCTGGTAGTGCTGGTCCAGAGTTTCTTGGTAATACACATAGACATTTATGCTAAAGGACATGTTCAGCTGCCACTTGACGTTCTGGGTGGCGATTATGGTACCCAGGAAGCAGAAGGACTCACAAAGGGTTGTTAAGTGGATGATTTGAAAACATTTGGATCAATAGTAGTGGTCCTGAAAAGCAAGTGAGTGCACAGGCTGAAATTCTTTCAGGCTCATGCAGCCAAATGTAAAATAACAAGTTATTCATTTGGCGCCATCGTTGCCAGTCAATCATCAGAGTGTAGAGAACCTGAgggcaccagcagcagagagagcagagagcagcccACTGAGCCCACTGAGCCCACTGATACCAGTTCAGCTGTTAGGGTTCAAGGTTTCGCAGGTGGAGCACAAAGACAGACGACAATATAAGAATAAGAAGAGCAAAGTTTGGCTTTATCTGGCTGCTGTTTAGCTATAGTGGGTGGTTTTTGTTGAAGCCGATGCGCTTGTcaatgtcactttttgtgaaccaaccaatcacagcctggATGGGGCAGGACATTAAAAAAGTAGACATGCTGCAGTAAACTACTAAGTACTTTGTATTAACAAAGAGAACCAACCACCACTGCAGACCACTGCTCTTGCACAAGGATGTAATGAAGGAGCAAAGCTTACAAAATCCTAAATGTTGGTTATGTATTTTTGAAACTGTCGTATTGACCAACTGGAAATAACATTAAACTAATGGCAGGCTATATAGTACACTGTTATATGAAATTATAATCAATGTATTTTATACTAACATTATACTATTAATATTACTCTTTTTATTTAATATcctaatatatttattttactcaTCCATGTTGTGGATAGTACATCTGCAATGGGCAGTAGATTCCAGTGCCATTGTGCCAATGTTTGCTCCTACCTATAATTCTTATAAATATTTTTAAGTAATGCTGTTCAGGaccattttttaatatttagctcaaagcaccacttcacagtgctgctcatgtGGCTCTACACTTGTTTTGCTCATCATGCAATACAGATGAAATATATGACATAAGTGAATGAATATGGATGGATGTGATCAAGGGAGCGTTTAAAAGCCCATTAGAAATTATTCTCTAGTATGTCTGGCTCACCCAGAACTTACAGTGGCAAAGGAGAACAAACCTGCTGTCTAGCCATGAAAATGTTGCTGCTCAACCAAAACTGCTGTATGACAATCAATAGTAGTGATTTGTCCCAAATAAAATCTTAATATATGACCAGTGGTGCAAATTTGTGTCCATGTCCTCTTTTCCATGGGCTGGATGAGAATGAGACCTGCCACCTGTCAAATGACAGAATCAGTTCGACCTGGCCGGCCACAGAATGCCAGGCTTGCTGAAGAAACAACCTGGCAGCTGCCGTCTTAATGCCCCACATTATTTGCATAAATGGGTCACGAGACTTCACTGCTTTGCATAGTGGGAATATTTCCTGTTTGCCTCAGAACAGGTTTGTGCTGTGTCTGACGAATACGCAGCTCTCAGAAAAGGTAGGTGTGGGAGTTCAGTCAAgttctgctttttttgtctttgttatgtGAATTTAAAGGGAAAACATAGAGGAAACTTTTAAAATGGTTTTTATTTGTCACGTTAGACGGCATACCTGACATACCTTTAGATCAGTGATTGTGACCTTTGTACTAGTTGGAGGCGTCCGTGTTATGTTACACCCGAACTTTCCTCTAAAGCtacctgcagtgtttcacaCCTATTCAGTGAGGAAGAGACAAGAAAGCAAACTCTACTCTTGAGAACAGTCTATATCTATGTGCTCTTTACTTTGTGAGGtgtgcattttcatttgtgATGATTGTTTTTGCTTGTTGACAGTGGCTTTGTTGTTAAAAGTGTATTTTGAATCTCTCAGTTGAAACTGGTTGTTTTCTTGCCTCTTGTGCTTCTGTGATGTACTGCGCTGTATGTGTCCCTCTTAAGTTGTCAATGAAGTTGTTAAGTTGTCATACTAATAACTGTTAAATCCCTTTAAAATTGTCTTCATTCTCACTTCAGCAGAGTTAACAGACACTTTTCCTCAGAAGCAGAATGGACTCTTTCAAAGGTAGGATACAAAGCTTTGTTAGACTCGCAGCTGAATCAAAATGTCTCTCTGAGTGAGGCGCAAACCGGTTTTTCTGTTGGCTCTTGTTGTCAGGACCTTGCCCTCATCAGAGTGTTCCTGTTGAGATAGGTGAGAGCATGACATCCTCCAGTCTGGACTTGGCCTGGCCTCCGTCATGTCAACAGTGTAGTGGACATTCAGACACCAATAAAAGGCCGCAGGAGCATGGTTATGAGCAAGCTGAGGGGGCAGCGCATGACGTTAACCAGTGGAGACTCTACAACCATGAACCCAGAGCACCCTGTCACACCGCCCCCCAGCCTCACTTCATTCCCCCGACACACTCAGATGCACAGATGAACCCCCTCCTGCCTGCAGCTGCTTGGCCTCGAGGTTTCAGAGAGCAGGTGCCGCTGTATGAACAGGACCTCATGGTCCCTTCAAACTATCCCCAGGAGCACTCtgtggaggaggcagaaagCTTGGAGCCCCCTCTCCCGCTCATTTCAGACGTTAACTGCACCCACCGCGTCCCATCACGACACCCTGCACCACGTATGCCTGGTCAGTGTCCGTGTTTCATTATCATTAGAGCACAAAACGTTATCCTGTAGATGTGTGCTGGTGCTGTCAGTGCTGGGGAATGTGTATATGTTCTTACGTTTGACAGTCTGTTACTGAAAGATGACACATTATTTCATGTTACTTTGAAGCAAATGATCAGATAAATGACATATTTGACCATAAGATTCCTTTAATAATCAGTTGATGATAACAGTGTTTCAGGGTGAGTTCACCCAAATTAGAAAAGCATGTGTTTGACATATATAATGATACTAATTATTACGCAAGTGTCATGGGACACTAACATCCtccactgagacagagagattaaCTGAGCAATTTTAGAGCAACAAGATTATTAATAGTGTGACACACCACAAACACCTGGTATACATccaaaaataatgaatgtgcaaatgtgtgaaATCTAAACTTGtcaaagggtcagttcacccagaTCACTGGCACTCTCACCCCTGGTGTGGCATCTTGGGAGTCCTACAGTATGGATCGCTCTACAGCTCTTCACCATTGAGCGTTACCTCGTCCTTGTCCTGTCCgcgggtgtaccccgcctctcgcccgttgacagctgggataggctccagcccccccacaaccccgaaagggatagtcgggtataaacaatggatggatggattaaggATAGGATACTGTGTTGCtgctaaaatgttaaaatctgaaataaataaCTGAATCAATCTGATACGCTTCCATCAGCAATCAGAGACAGACATCTCGAAACATGGACAAACAAAATAACCTGCATAGCAGGTgaggaagtgagaaaatgtctgtttttgtctatGTACATAACCTCTGAAAGAAGAataacacactctctctctttaaaagagagagagtgaattCATAAGCAATAAATTCCCCCTTGCTCATCTCAGTACACTCCTGTCGTGACCAGTAGCTCATGGCTGCTAATGGCAGCTAATGTGAGCAGACTTTAGGTGGATTTTGCTGTTTGAATGAGTCACTTACAACTTCATGACTTTTCATGACCCTACTCGTTCAACACAATTTACAATTACCTCGTAATTGTGACCACAGTAGCTTCTGTGGAAAAAATGCTCGCTTTAATAAGCTTAGATATTGGCTTACTAAATCCGGAATATTAGCAGACATGTTTTTGACAGacatcttttctgttttttactgaGCCAAAAAGACAGTAAA
This window encodes:
- the LOC139348088 gene encoding probable G-protein coupled receptor 139, with amino-acid sequence MEGTGVAIFITVQKIYYPLLCIMGIPANLFTFYMICFRKCGMSDTAIVYLSCLAIMDTCYLVWVILFDLTLTFWILQPFWHSHPWCGILGVLQYGSLYSSSWIVVVFTIERYLVLRNTAAKQQFSQVWVTIVICVAIVLVSHLVSVPLGWINIVTPVNLTVAGENVTLPRCHYRDGAYSTVVVWITTFLSGGMPIVLVIIFNYLVGYHLCHASNLFTKEERRIMHGRSTRGMLRRTILLLGTVSVAFVVLSLPRFVTYCILRTKYNNENFNRNDYSIPINVAGDLANMLQNLNSTTNFLLYCMVSRRFRRELVHVLTCKEKARELGSVLTHNTKKVFSVTDHKALPSSNSVTVVLTNLKQNK